The Phormidium yuhuli AB48 DNA window TAGACAAAAAAATGATGTTAAACGGGGATGTCTGGATATCACGGTGAACTCAGGGCTGAGAACGCTGTTTTCGGGCTTGGATGACTCGTTTAGGGGTCAACATCTTTGCGCCAATAGACGCGATGTCCCCGAAGTTCTGCTCCGTTGGCTTTGAGGCATTTTAGCTCTCCCCTGCGGCGGATGGCTTCGGGGTGGTTGAGGAGTCCCATTTTTGTTCTTGTGGGCTGAGAGGTTAGGTTAAAATAAATGAGGGGATGAGCCATGTCCACTCTGACCAACGTCTGCTGGTATCCTCTAATCAAATCCCGGATATAATCCATGAAAATGATTGATATTAACCAAGCCTTACCTCAACTGTCTAACCTCATCGAACGGGCGTTTGCCGGTGAAGAAATTTTGATTATAAAAAATCAGCAAACGATTAAGATAACTTGTGTTAATCCCGGTCATCAGCGCCCGCCTTTGTTTGGGAGTGACAAAGACCAAATCATTATAGCTGATGATTTTGATGCTCCTTTAGATGAGTTTAAGGAGTATCAGTGATGCAATTTCTGTTAGATACTCATACATTGCTATGGTTTTTAGAGGTAGGGATGTCAGGATATTATGGGGAATCACGGCGAACTTAGGGCTGAGAACGCTGTTTTCGGGCTTGGATGACTCGTTTCTGGTAGGGGTCAACATCTTTGCGCCAATAGACGCGATGTCCCCGAAGTTCTGCTCCATTGGCTTTCAGGCATTTTAGCCATTGTCGATATCGTCTTATGGCTTCAAGGTCGTCGAGAAGTCCCCATTTTTGTTCTTGTCGACTGAGTCGGGTAAAACGGTCATAGTGGGGATAGTCTGGGGTGACAAAGTCTTCTTTTTTATGCAGAACAAAGGGGTTTTCAAAGAGGTCGTAGGTGTAGCGATGAACCCGCAAATCTTGGAGGTCGATTTGCATGATGGTTTTAATCAGAGGATGGGGGTTGGTGTCGAAGTCTGGACAGTGAAAATAGGAGATTTTTGGGCGTTGGGTGTGGAATTGGATTAGGGTCGTATCGTCCATTCTGCCGATGGTGTGGCTGGCACAACCTTCGTAGAGACGTAAAATGGGGTCGAGGTGGTTGAAGGCGCTGATATGCACCGTTAAGCCCCTGGGCGATCGCTGACCAATGGGACTGCGATCGCACAACTTCCCTAACCGCTCTAAACTCCCCAAGCCATATAACATTAAATCCGCCGCCATCAGGGCTTGTTTATAATTCCCAAAAAAGGCACGGATGTCATAGCGAATGGCTGGGGTTAATTCACTAAAGCGGGGGCGATCGCCCAAAGCGGTTAGAGCCAAATAAATCAAGAGTTCTTGGCGGCGACGTTCGGCGATCGCATCCCAGTCCGCCTCATCCGTCGCTTGCAACACCAGGCGAAAGGCGCGACGCAAACTGCCAAATAAATCAATAATATCCGCTT harbors:
- a CDS encoding type II toxin-antitoxin system prevent-host-death family antitoxin, with product MKMIDINQALPQLSNLIERAFAGEEILIIKNQQTIKITCVNPGHQRPPLFGSDKDQIIIADDFDAPLDEFKEYQ